A genomic region of Sulfobacillus acidophilus DSM 10332 contains the following coding sequences:
- a CDS encoding ribosome recycling factor (PFAM: Ribosome recycling factor~TIGRFAM: ribosome recycling factor~COGs: COG0233 Ribosome recycling factor~HAMAP: Ribosome recycling factor, bacterial-like~InterPro IPR002661:IPR015998~KEGG: bha:BH2424 ribosome recycling factor~PFAM: Ribosome recycling factor~SPTR: Ribosome-recycling factor;~TIGRFAM: Ribosome recycling factor), whose protein sequence is MLKEILNDAEDRMKKTLENFTREVMGMRAGRAHPALLERVTVDYYGSSMALSHLASISVPEPRVLVVQPFDKSALSAIEKAILKADLGVSVRVDGTLIRVSVPPLTEERRRDLVKQLRRQLEDEKVAVRNIRRDAVDALKKAQKDHVITEDDERRGQNDVQKLTDHYIKELEQVAESRERDILTP, encoded by the coding sequence GTGCTGAAAGAGATCCTGAATGATGCCGAAGACCGGATGAAAAAGACGCTGGAGAATTTCACCCGCGAGGTCATGGGGATGCGAGCGGGTCGGGCCCATCCGGCACTATTGGAGCGCGTCACGGTGGACTATTATGGGTCTTCCATGGCACTTTCCCATTTAGCCAGCATTTCCGTTCCCGAGCCGCGGGTGTTGGTGGTACAGCCGTTTGATAAAAGCGCTTTGAGTGCCATAGAAAAAGCGATTCTGAAAGCGGATTTAGGCGTGTCCGTCCGCGTCGACGGCACCCTCATCCGGGTTTCGGTACCGCCTTTAACCGAAGAGCGGCGGCGGGATTTAGTCAAGCAGTTGCGCCGCCAACTCGAAGACGAAAAAGTCGCCGTCCGTAACATCCGCCGGGACGCGGTCGACGCGCTTAAAAAAGCACAAAAAGACCACGTGATTACGGAAGACGACGAGCGTCGGGGACAAAACGACGTCCAAAAGTTGACCGACCATTATATTAAAGAACTCGAACAGGTCGCCGAATCGCGTGAACGCGATATTCTTACACCATAA
- a CDS encoding uridylate kinase (PFAM: Amino acid kinase family~TIGRFAM: uridylate kinase~COGs: COG0528 Uridylate kinase~InterPro IPR015963:IPR001048~KEGG: tmr:Tmar_1005 uridylate kinase~PFAM: Aspartate/glutamate/uridylate kinase~SPTR: Uridylate kinase;~TIGRFAM: Uridylate kinase, bacteria), with amino-acid sequence MPRQPKYRRIVLKISGEALAGAAGFGIDPIVVDSIARQIKDVQQLGVQVAVVVGGGNIWRGQSGSQKGMDRATADYMGMLATVINALALMDALEKHGVVVRVQTAIEMKEVAEPFIRRRAITHLEKGRVVIFAAGNGNPYFSTDTTAALRAAEIEADVMLKATKEAGVYDMDPRTHPEAKKLDEIHYIDVLKENLRVMDATATSLCMDNNIPIVVFNLNTYGNILKVVLGEPIGTYVGGDNRAERDPE; translated from the coding sequence GTGCCCAGACAACCGAAATATCGTCGCATCGTGCTCAAAATATCCGGAGAAGCCTTGGCCGGGGCCGCCGGCTTTGGTATTGATCCCATTGTGGTCGACAGTATCGCACGGCAGATCAAAGATGTTCAGCAATTGGGCGTACAAGTGGCCGTGGTGGTGGGCGGCGGTAACATTTGGCGCGGCCAGTCCGGCTCGCAAAAGGGCATGGATCGGGCTACGGCCGATTACATGGGCATGTTGGCCACCGTCATTAACGCCCTAGCTCTCATGGATGCCTTGGAAAAGCACGGCGTGGTCGTCCGCGTTCAAACGGCCATCGAAATGAAAGAAGTGGCCGAACCCTTTATCCGCCGTCGCGCCATTACCCATTTAGAAAAGGGCCGGGTCGTGATTTTTGCCGCGGGTAACGGTAATCCGTATTTCTCTACGGATACCACCGCCGCTCTGCGGGCCGCCGAAATCGAAGCGGACGTGATGTTGAAAGCGACCAAAGAGGCCGGAGTCTATGACATGGATCCCCGGACCCATCCCGAAGCCAAGAAACTCGACGAAATTCATTATATCGATGTTTTGAAGGAAAATTTGCGGGTGATGGACGCCACCGCCACGTCCTTATGCATGGACAACAATATTCCGATTGTGGTGTTTAACTTAAACACCTACGGCAACATTTTGAAAGTGGTTTTGGGCGAACCGATTGGCACCTACGTGGGAGGAGACAACCGTGCTGAAAGAGATCCTGAATGA
- a CDS encoding translation elongation factor Ts (EF-Ts) (PFAM: Elongation factor TS; UBA/TS-N domain~TIGRFAM: translation elongation factor Ts~COGs: COG0264 Translation elongation factor Ts~HAMAP: Elongation factor Ts~InterPro IPR001816:IPR000449:IPR014039~KEGG: chy:CHY_1786 elongation factor Ts~PFAM: Translation elongation factor EFTs/EF1B, dimerisation; Ubiquitin-associated/translation elongation factor EF1B, N-terminal~SPTR: Elongation factor Ts;~TIGRFAM: Translation elongation factor EFTs/EF1B) codes for MISAQDVKALRERTGAGMMECKKALEEANGNMERAIDILRERGLAAAAKKAGRTTSEGLIESYIHLQGRIGVLLEINCETDFVANTQDFRNLAHDVAMHIAAARPLYVTRQEVPEAVLAHEREVLAAQAQNEGKPAHIVEKMVAGRIEKFYQEVCLLDQPFVKNPDLTVDQLIKEHIARLGEQITVRRFARFERGEELGTDSTPAPVAP; via the coding sequence GTGATTTCAGCGCAAGACGTGAAGGCGCTTCGGGAACGCACCGGCGCAGGCATGATGGAATGCAAAAAGGCTTTAGAAGAAGCCAACGGTAACATGGAGCGGGCGATTGACATCCTGCGGGAGCGGGGATTGGCGGCGGCGGCCAAAAAGGCCGGACGGACGACCAGCGAAGGGTTGATTGAGAGTTACATCCATTTACAAGGGCGCATCGGCGTATTGTTGGAAATTAACTGCGAGACGGACTTTGTCGCCAACACCCAGGACTTCCGCAATTTGGCCCACGATGTGGCCATGCATATTGCCGCGGCGCGCCCGTTGTACGTAACCCGACAGGAAGTGCCGGAGGCGGTTTTGGCCCACGAACGGGAAGTGTTGGCGGCTCAAGCCCAAAATGAAGGAAAGCCGGCTCACATCGTCGAAAAAATGGTTGCCGGGCGGATTGAAAAGTTTTATCAAGAAGTCTGCCTGTTGGATCAGCCGTTTGTGAAAAATCCCGACCTAACGGTCGACCAACTCATCAAAGAACATATCGCTCGGCTGGGCGAACAAATCACGGTCCGTCGCTTTGCCCGATTTGAGCGGGGAGAAGAGCTCGGAACGGACTCCACACCAGCGCCGGTTGCCCCTTAG
- a CDS encoding ribosomal protein S2 (PFAM: Ribosomal protein S2~TIGRFAM: ribosomal protein S2, bacterial type~COGs: COG0052 Ribosomal protein S2~InterPro IPR005706:IPR001865~KEGG: tmr:Tmar_1003 30S ribosomal protein S2P~PFAM: Ribosomal protein S2~SPTR: SSU ribosomal protein S2P;~TIGRFAM: Ribosomal protein S2, bacteria/mitochondria/plastid), with protein sequence MSVVSMKQLLEAGVHFGHQTRRWNPKMKPYIFTERNGIYIIDLQKTVRKVDEAYNFVRQIGMSGGRMLFVGTKKQAQEAVMEEARRSGDYYVNQRWLGGMLTNFDTIKRRVKRLAELKEQEASGQWERLPKKEVSALSRQKAKLEKYLGGIEGMRELPAALFVVDPRKEHIAVTEARKLGIPIVAIVDTNCDPDEVDYVIPGNDDAIRAVRLLTGKIADALIEGRQGEVLSEATPATEGLATEIPEPEAEAL encoded by the coding sequence ATGTCTGTTGTCTCGATGAAGCAATTACTGGAAGCGGGCGTGCATTTCGGCCACCAAACCCGGCGCTGGAACCCCAAGATGAAGCCATATATTTTTACCGAGCGTAACGGGATTTATATCATTGACCTCCAAAAAACAGTCCGCAAGGTGGATGAAGCCTACAATTTTGTGCGTCAAATTGGGATGTCCGGTGGACGGATGCTGTTTGTGGGTACCAAAAAGCAAGCCCAAGAAGCCGTCATGGAAGAAGCTCGGCGCTCCGGCGATTATTACGTCAATCAACGTTGGTTGGGCGGCATGCTGACCAACTTCGACACGATTAAGCGGCGGGTCAAGCGTCTAGCCGAACTCAAGGAGCAAGAGGCGTCCGGTCAGTGGGAGCGCTTGCCTAAAAAAGAAGTCAGTGCCTTGTCTCGCCAAAAGGCCAAATTGGAAAAGTATCTCGGGGGTATCGAAGGCATGCGGGAATTGCCCGCGGCGCTATTCGTGGTGGATCCCCGTAAGGAGCACATTGCCGTTACCGAAGCGCGGAAATTGGGGATCCCGATTGTCGCAATTGTCGACACCAACTGTGATCCCGACGAAGTCGACTACGTGATCCCGGGTAACGACGACGCGATTCGTGCCGTGCGCCTTTTAACCGGAAAAATTGCCGATGCCCTCATTGAGGGTCGGCAAGGCGAAGTGCTGAGCGAAGCGACGCCCGCTACCGAGGGGCTGGCCACGGAAATACCGGAACCGGAAGCCGAAGCGTTATAA
- a CDS encoding glycoside hydrolase family 18 (PFAM: Glycosyl hydrolases family 18~COGs: COG3858 glycosyl hydrolase~InterPro IPR011583:IPR001223~KEGG: tmr:Tmar_1042 glycoside hydrolase family 18~PFAM: Glycoside hydrolase, family 18, catalytic domain~SMART: Chitinase II~SPTR: Glycoside hydrolase family 18) — protein sequence MTPKGRIWGAVALLSLLAAGCGSGQPSAQPKPHNNVKTTKKAPMVASQNKSPRRTLKVIAFYDQTMAKVPPDPFYLLKAHPGLVDYVAPFWYEAAADGSIIAKPEGNAAAAAAADHLPLMPLVNNAGGTDAFLHSASTRTTLVNNLVQLIKNHHYAGLNIDFQQLQPADRQALTAFMTQLYHALPPHVALSMSVVPLTNLNGASSAYDYQALSPMVSAMVLMAYDRHGDGTPPGPVSPYPWVVQSVNRALNAGIPRQKLYLGIANYGYLWTDHSTHAQTIPLKVMYQHKYGKFVWNPTYKEAYDSYTVNGVPHVIWFVNDQGAVDRIKLAEKDHLGGVAFWRIGYEDAKWWNAVAAALNHQSVAAAMRPKVSPQHPLHHQPKKAHHH from the coding sequence ATGACACCAAAAGGCCGAATATGGGGTGCCGTGGCCCTACTATCCCTATTGGCGGCCGGTTGCGGCAGCGGCCAACCGTCGGCCCAGCCGAAACCCCACAATAATGTCAAAACCACCAAAAAGGCACCCATGGTGGCCAGTCAGAATAAATCGCCTCGACGGACACTGAAAGTGATCGCGTTTTATGATCAAACGATGGCCAAAGTTCCCCCGGACCCGTTTTATCTGTTAAAAGCCCATCCCGGATTGGTCGACTATGTCGCGCCGTTTTGGTACGAGGCGGCGGCCGACGGCAGTATCATTGCCAAGCCGGAGGGCAACGCGGCCGCCGCGGCGGCCGCCGATCATTTGCCGTTAATGCCGCTTGTGAATAACGCCGGAGGGACCGATGCGTTTTTACACAGCGCGAGCACCCGTACCACTCTCGTGAATAATCTGGTTCAACTCATTAAAAACCATCACTATGCGGGTCTGAATATCGACTTTCAGCAATTGCAACCGGCCGACCGTCAAGCGTTAACCGCATTTATGACGCAGTTGTACCATGCCTTGCCGCCCCATGTGGCATTGTCCATGTCGGTCGTGCCGTTAACCAATCTTAATGGAGCCAGTTCGGCCTACGACTACCAAGCCTTAAGCCCGATGGTGAGCGCGATGGTGTTGATGGCTTATGACCGTCATGGCGACGGCACCCCGCCCGGACCGGTCAGTCCGTACCCTTGGGTGGTGCAATCGGTCAATCGTGCCCTGAACGCCGGTATCCCCCGGCAGAAGTTATATTTAGGTATCGCGAACTACGGGTATTTATGGACGGATCATTCGACGCATGCGCAAACGATTCCGCTGAAGGTGATGTACCAACATAAGTACGGAAAGTTTGTCTGGAATCCGACCTATAAGGAAGCCTACGATAGCTATACCGTCAATGGGGTTCCCCACGTCATATGGTTTGTCAACGACCAAGGCGCGGTCGATCGGATTAAATTGGCCGAAAAAGATCATTTGGGCGGGGTGGCGTTTTGGCGGATCGGGTATGAAGATGCCAAATGGTGGAACGCGGTCGCGGCGGCCTTAAACCATCAATCGGTAGCCGCCGCCATGCGCCCGAAAGTCTCTCCCCAACATCCGCTCCACCATCAACCCAAGAAAGCCCATCATCATTAA
- a CDS encoding tRNA-i(6)A37 thiotransferase enzyme MiaB (PFAM: TRAM domain; Radical SAM superfamily; Uncharacterized protein family UPF0004~TIGRFAM: tRNA-N(6)-(isopentenyl)adenosine-37 thiotransferase enzyme MiaB; radical SAM methylthiotransferase, MiaB/RimO family~COGs: COG0621 2-methylthioadenine synthetase~HAMAP: tRNA-i(6)A37 modification enzyme MiaB~InterProIPR005839:IPR006463:IPR006638:IPR013848:IPR 007197:IPR002792~KEGG: tmr:Tmar_1073 tRNA-i(6)A37 thiotransferase enzyme MiaB~PFAM: Methylthiotransferase, N-terminal; Radical SAM; Deoxyribonuclease/rho motif-related TRAM~SMART: Elongator protein 3/MiaB/NifB~SPTR: tRNA-i(6)A37 thiotransferase enzyme MiaB;~TIGRFAM: Methylthiotransferase; tRNA-i(6)A37 modification enzyme MiaB), translating into MGEPRYFIKTYGCQMNERDSEIMAGQLDQMGFQMASSDKEADLIIVNTCAVRGTAEQHALGYIGQLRQLKDARPDLKLAVAGCMAQEAGTIAWLKKYASHVDLVFGTHNLHELPKLLDQVEQQDEMVIDVWQSAGEVVEHLPSHRAEGVRAFVNIIYGCDKFCTYCIVPFTRGRERSREIAAIRAEVEALAQEGYQDVTVLGQNVNSYGHDLDPAVDLADLLAALEPIEGIRWLRYMTSHPKDFSQKLIDTIAASQKITRHLHLPVQSGSNPILKRMNRKYTKESYLDLVARIKKAIPDVSLTTDIIVGFPGETEADFEETLDLVRQVRFDSAFTFLYSPRERTPAARWEARDPVPNTVKKDRLNRLMELQYQISLEANQALIGRRDIVLVEGVSRKDPHVWTARSHHNKVVLLDRDPAVDLVDQFVPVRITQAKTFYLTGEVVGPPLPALVNKRRMALPMV; encoded by the coding sequence ATGGGAGAACCGCGCTATTTTATTAAAACCTATGGCTGCCAGATGAACGAGCGCGATTCGGAAATTATGGCCGGGCAGTTGGACCAAATGGGCTTTCAAATGGCCTCCTCGGACAAAGAGGCCGACTTGATTATCGTCAATACCTGTGCCGTGCGGGGAACCGCCGAACAACACGCGTTGGGCTATATCGGCCAATTGCGTCAATTAAAAGACGCCCGGCCCGATCTTAAATTGGCGGTAGCCGGCTGTATGGCCCAGGAAGCCGGCACGATTGCGTGGTTGAAGAAATACGCGTCCCATGTCGATCTGGTTTTTGGTACGCACAATCTGCATGAGTTGCCGAAACTGCTGGACCAGGTCGAGCAGCAGGACGAAATGGTGATCGATGTCTGGCAAAGTGCCGGCGAGGTGGTCGAACACCTCCCCTCACATCGGGCAGAAGGTGTACGCGCGTTTGTGAACATCATTTATGGGTGTGACAAGTTTTGCACCTATTGCATTGTCCCCTTCACCCGAGGACGTGAGCGATCCCGGGAAATTGCGGCGATTCGCGCCGAGGTGGAGGCGTTGGCGCAAGAAGGGTACCAAGATGTCACCGTCCTGGGCCAAAACGTCAATTCGTACGGCCACGATTTGGATCCGGCGGTTGATTTAGCCGACTTATTGGCGGCATTGGAACCCATTGAGGGGATTCGTTGGCTTCGGTATATGACGTCTCATCCGAAAGATTTCAGCCAGAAGTTAATCGACACCATTGCCGCTTCCCAAAAGATTACACGGCATCTCCATTTGCCGGTGCAATCGGGCAGCAATCCGATTTTAAAGCGGATGAACCGGAAATATACCAAAGAGAGCTATCTCGATCTGGTGGCCCGGATTAAAAAGGCTATCCCCGACGTCTCCCTAACAACCGACATCATTGTCGGTTTTCCGGGGGAAACCGAAGCGGATTTTGAAGAAACCCTCGACTTGGTCCGCCAAGTCCGATTTGATTCGGCGTTCACCTTTTTGTATTCGCCGCGCGAGCGGACACCGGCCGCGCGCTGGGAGGCGCGGGATCCGGTACCAAACACGGTGAAGAAAGATCGGCTCAACCGACTGATGGAGCTGCAATACCAAATCAGCCTGGAAGCTAATCAAGCATTGATCGGGCGCCGCGACATCGTGTTGGTTGAAGGGGTCAGCCGCAAGGACCCGCATGTGTGGACGGCTCGTTCCCATCACAACAAAGTGGTTTTATTGGATCGCGATCCGGCGGTGGATCTCGTCGACCAATTCGTGCCGGTTCGTATTACCCAGGCTAAAACCTTCTATCTCACCGGCGAAGTTGTCGGACCGCCTTTACCGGCTTTGGTAAATAAACGGCGAATGGCATTGCCGATGGTTTAA
- a CDS encoding hypothetical protein (COGs: COG3063 Tfp pilus assembly protein PilF~KEGG: sus:Acid_0214 TPR repeat-containing protein~SPTR: Tetratricopeptide TPR_2 repeat protein), which translates to MTKRSPLLWAFGLTMLSIVLSGCGSSTYLVPPTGGLSRLSLGYQQAVEERQAAVEQNIGQAIHDEETVLAQNPRYVPGLRRLAQLFLESGNPTAARQELQQACQVEPGNAENWLLLAQLDQNLGHLRFAGQEYRQALARNPGEWQAWDGLAFLAVTQKQWAVAWQQAETAQLVGGNQAPTFDAFGRVLAGEGDWADAMQYFVDAQATDPGWWQPYYDLARGDLVFGDVSEAQNNLEQALTEDPANAASWQLLHHIQATTGP; encoded by the coding sequence ATGACCAAGCGCTCGCCCTTATTATGGGCTTTCGGATTGACGATGTTGAGCATCGTCTTGAGCGGGTGTGGTTCGAGTACCTATCTGGTTCCGCCGACCGGCGGATTATCCCGTCTCAGCCTCGGCTATCAACAGGCTGTCGAAGAACGGCAAGCGGCCGTCGAGCAAAATATTGGCCAAGCCATTCATGACGAGGAAACGGTCTTAGCCCAAAATCCTCGCTATGTACCGGGGCTCCGGCGATTGGCCCAATTATTTTTGGAATCGGGTAATCCGACGGCCGCACGCCAAGAATTGCAGCAAGCCTGCCAAGTGGAACCGGGAAACGCCGAGAATTGGCTGTTGCTCGCGCAATTGGATCAAAATCTGGGCCATCTCCGGTTCGCCGGCCAGGAATATCGTCAGGCCCTGGCCCGAAATCCGGGCGAATGGCAAGCGTGGGACGGGTTGGCGTTTCTGGCCGTCACGCAAAAACAGTGGGCCGTCGCCTGGCAGCAAGCCGAAACCGCCCAATTGGTCGGAGGGAACCAGGCCCCGACATTCGATGCCTTTGGTCGGGTGCTGGCGGGAGAAGGGGATTGGGCGGATGCCATGCAGTATTTTGTGGATGCCCAAGCGACCGATCCCGGGTGGTGGCAGCCGTACTATGATTTGGCTCGCGGTGATTTGGTGTTCGGAGACGTCTCCGAAGCTCAAAATAATTTGGAACAGGCCTTAACCGAAGATCCCGCCAATGCCGCATCCTGGCAGCTGCTCCATCATATCCAAGCGACGACCGGGCCCTAG
- a CDS encoding NUDIX hydrolase (PFAM: NUDIX domain~COGs: COG1051 ADP-ribose pyrophosphatase~InterPro IPR000086~KEGG: sii:LD85_0091 NUDIX hydrolase~PFAM: NUDIX hydrolase domain~SPTR: NUDIX hydrolase), protein MSETLKSPKIGVAGILRRPDGRVLLAKRGRPPAAGEWAFPGGKVQWRESLEDALIREFREETGLWVEVGPLLCFTEILGEAHYVVLDFAVSAIGGSLTARSDAAELAWMNRDELRQHPLAPGMERCLVNNPPVQTYLGWAL, encoded by the coding sequence ATGTCCGAAACGTTGAAGAGCCCTAAAATTGGAGTGGCCGGCATTCTCCGCCGGCCCGACGGACGGGTTTTATTGGCTAAACGAGGGCGTCCGCCGGCAGCGGGCGAATGGGCTTTTCCCGGCGGTAAAGTCCAATGGCGCGAGTCGTTGGAAGACGCGCTGATACGGGAGTTTCGGGAGGAAACCGGGCTCTGGGTCGAAGTCGGCCCGTTGCTGTGTTTTACCGAAATCCTCGGGGAAGCGCACTATGTCGTATTGGATTTCGCCGTATCCGCGATCGGGGGCAGCCTGACTGCACGTTCCGATGCGGCCGAACTCGCCTGGATGAATCGCGACGAACTTCGGCAGCATCCCTTGGCGCCTGGAATGGAGCGCTGTCTAGTCAATAATCCTCCCGTCCAGACCTATCTCGGATGGGCTTTATGA
- a CDS encoding small acid-soluble spore protein alpha/beta type (PFAM: Small, acid-soluble spore proteins, alpha/beta type~KEGG: dhd:Dhaf_2977 small acid-soluble spore protein alpha/beta type~SPTR: Putative uncharacterized protein) yields the protein MARKNPSLLSENARDRFKYEVAEELGLLDTIEEKGWADIPTRELGRIGGKIGGNMVKVMIRYAESRIEDE from the coding sequence ATGGCACGAAAAAACCCGTCTTTACTGAGTGAAAACGCTCGGGATCGCTTTAAATATGAAGTGGCGGAGGAATTAGGTCTTTTAGATACGATTGAAGAAAAAGGTTGGGCCGATATCCCGACCCGGGAGCTCGGGCGCATTGGTGGGAAAATCGGCGGCAATATGGTGAAAGTGATGATTCGTTATGCCGAATCGCGGATTGAAGACGAGTAA
- a CDS encoding cysteine desulfurase family protein (PFAM: Aminotransferase class-V~TIGRFAM: cysteine desulfurase family protein, VC1184 subfamily~COGs: COG0520 Selenocysteine lyase~InterPro IPR011340:IPR000192~KEGG: tmr:Tmar_1573 cysteine desulfurase family protein~PFAM: Aminotransferase, class V/Cysteine desulfurase~PRIAM: Cysteine desulfurase~SPTR: Cysteine desulfurase family protein;~TIGRFAM: Cysteine desulfurase-related) has translation MDIADCREFFPSVTTPLPGGRLPIYLDGPGGSQVPASVVTAMTGYYLSSNANTHGAFWTSRLTDRTITEARLAAADFLGASSPETISFGQNMTTLNFLLSEAIAGTLKPGDEIVVTELDHEANVAPWLRLQDRGIRVRQIPLRDDGRLDSDAWAHTLSSRTKLVALGWASNALGTVNPVAEIRQWTRQVGAWLLIDAVHWAPHGPIDVGALEPDFLLCSSYKFFGPHVGILYSAPGRLEALPTLRVRTQNPHPPYRIETGTLNHAALAGVTGAINFIAACGQAGETRRDRLQDAMKRIYAYEHRLVADLYQELLNIPGIRVYGPPVDDNPRTPTLSFTVDGCHSAEVASLLAAEDIYVWDGDFYALGVLTHYGLQDQGGLVRIGLAPYNTAEEITRTVEVLAQIASARGSKRP, from the coding sequence ATGGATATTGCCGATTGCCGCGAATTTTTCCCTAGTGTGACGACTCCCTTGCCCGGTGGACGATTGCCGATTTATCTCGACGGGCCGGGCGGTAGTCAGGTACCCGCGTCGGTGGTGACGGCAATGACCGGGTATTATTTGTCATCCAACGCCAATACCCATGGGGCGTTTTGGACCAGCCGGTTGACCGACCGGACGATCACGGAAGCGCGTCTCGCGGCGGCGGATTTCCTGGGCGCTTCGTCGCCCGAGACCATCTCGTTCGGCCAAAATATGACGACGTTAAATTTTTTGTTAAGCGAAGCGATTGCGGGCACCCTCAAGCCGGGAGACGAAATTGTGGTGACCGAGCTGGATCACGAAGCCAATGTCGCACCCTGGCTCCGACTGCAAGATCGGGGCATTCGGGTGCGGCAGATCCCGCTAAGGGATGATGGACGGCTCGATTCGGACGCTTGGGCCCACACCCTCTCGTCCCGCACAAAATTAGTGGCGCTCGGATGGGCATCCAATGCGTTGGGTACGGTCAATCCGGTGGCGGAAATCCGGCAATGGACTCGCCAGGTTGGCGCTTGGCTGTTAATTGACGCGGTACACTGGGCACCTCATGGACCGATTGATGTGGGGGCACTCGAGCCGGATTTCCTCTTATGTTCATCCTACAAATTTTTTGGACCGCATGTGGGCATTCTATATTCCGCGCCCGGTCGGTTGGAGGCATTGCCGACTTTGCGGGTGCGTACTCAAAATCCCCATCCCCCGTATCGCATCGAAACCGGCACCTTGAATCACGCGGCACTGGCGGGAGTGACCGGCGCGATTAATTTTATCGCCGCCTGCGGTCAAGCGGGCGAAACCCGGCGGGACCGGCTGCAGGATGCGATGAAGCGCATCTATGCCTACGAACATCGGCTGGTGGCCGATTTATACCAAGAACTTCTGAATATCCCGGGGATTCGGGTCTATGGCCCGCCGGTCGACGATAACCCCCGAACCCCCACCCTGAGCTTCACCGTCGACGGCTGTCACAGCGCCGAGGTGGCGAGCCTATTGGCGGCCGAAGACATCTATGTATGGGACGGGGATTTTTATGCATTGGGGGTTTTGACCCATTACGGCCTTCAGGATCAAGGCGGTTTGGTCCGTATCGGACTCGCTCCCTATAATACCGCAGAGGAGATTACGCGCACGGTCGAGGTATTGGCGCAAATAGCCTCGGCTAGGGGGTCAAAACGACCTTAA